Proteins from a genomic interval of Amycolatopsis sp. cg13:
- the rpmF gene encoding 50S ribosomal protein L32: MAVPKRKMSRSNTRSRRSQWKAAVPDLVPIVVDGERKLVPRKLIKHFQRLER; the protein is encoded by the coding sequence ATGGCCGTCCCGAAGCGGAAGATGTCGCGCAGCAACACCCGGTCCCGGCGCTCGCAGTGGAAGGCGGCGGTGCCGGACCTGGTGCCGATCGTCGTGGACGGCGAGCGGAAGCTGGTGCCGCGCAAGCTGATCAAGCATTTCCAGCGGCTTGAACGGTGA
- the mrf gene encoding ribosome hibernation factor-recruiting GTPase MRF, with protein sequence MPPRPRVPLVLCSGIARTGDLAALLLRASPGTAFVHHDLRDIGSGVVRRRIRLRGRDELTPLELAHGCVNCTLREDLLPLLRRLARMPQVDRIVVRLDEAMEPEPVSWAIRNVPVGDRPVSDDVELEAVFTVLDCATWLADVTGDDLLAERGLQGSPEDERTVAQVALSQVESADVLVLAGAAPDAWCAAKSSAVLDRVAPSVPRVELARTDAAGLFAAIPADARRGEVTDLHGALLRGAPPLHPDCGIELLQFTAQRPFHPERLHEAIDLLLDGVVRTRGRAWVASQPDVAFWIESAGGGLGIGHAGPWLASPDGPDWADVSPERRTLASLRWDPVHGDRAQELVIVTDQAAPAEIESALRAALLTDAELAEGEAAWRVYPDPFGDWHEDPCEETEEPDRHANAANQKDETL encoded by the coding sequence GTGCCCCCACGTCCGCGTGTCCCGCTCGTGCTCTGCAGCGGGATCGCCCGCACCGGCGACCTCGCCGCGCTCCTGCTCCGCGCCAGCCCCGGCACCGCCTTCGTCCACCACGACCTGCGCGACATCGGATCCGGCGTCGTCCGCCGCCGGATCCGGCTGCGCGGCCGCGACGAGCTGACGCCGCTCGAACTCGCGCACGGCTGCGTCAACTGCACGCTGCGCGAGGACCTGCTTCCGCTGCTGCGCCGGCTGGCCCGGATGCCTCAGGTCGACCGCATCGTGGTGCGGCTCGACGAGGCGATGGAGCCGGAGCCGGTGAGCTGGGCGATCCGCAACGTCCCGGTCGGCGACCGCCCGGTGAGCGACGACGTCGAACTCGAAGCGGTCTTCACCGTGCTCGACTGCGCCACCTGGCTCGCCGACGTCACCGGCGACGACCTGCTCGCCGAACGCGGCCTGCAGGGCAGCCCGGAAGACGAGCGGACGGTCGCGCAGGTCGCACTGTCCCAAGTGGAATCCGCGGACGTGCTCGTGCTCGCCGGAGCCGCCCCGGACGCCTGGTGCGCGGCCAAATCCTCGGCGGTGCTCGACCGGGTCGCGCCGTCTGTCCCGCGCGTCGAATTGGCCCGCACGGACGCCGCCGGGCTGTTCGCCGCGATTCCCGCCGACGCCCGGCGCGGCGAGGTCACCGACCTGCACGGCGCGTTGCTGCGCGGCGCCCCGCCGCTGCACCCGGACTGCGGCATCGAACTGCTGCAGTTCACCGCGCAGCGCCCGTTCCATCCGGAGCGGCTGCACGAGGCGATCGACCTGCTGCTCGACGGCGTGGTCCGCACCCGCGGCCGAGCCTGGGTGGCGAGCCAGCCGGACGTCGCGTTCTGGATCGAATCGGCGGGCGGCGGGCTCGGCATCGGGCACGCCGGGCCGTGGCTCGCCTCGCCGGACGGACCGGACTGGGCCGACGTCTCCCCCGAACGCCGCACGCTCGCCTCGCTGCGCTGGGACCCGGTGCACGGCGACCGCGCACAGGAGCTGGTGATTGTCACCGATCAGGCCGCGCCGGCGGAGATCGAGAGCGCGTTGCGGGCGGCCCTGCTCACCGACGCCGAACTGGCCGAGGGCGAAGCGGCCTGGCGCGTGTACCCCGACCCGTTCGGGGATTGGCACGAGGACCCCTGCGAAGAAACCGAAGAACCCGACCGGCACGCCAACGCCGCCAACCAGAAGGACGAAACCCTGTGA
- a CDS encoding PIG-L deacetylase family protein — protein sequence MSGMTLPALPEESFQRVLCVVAHPDDMEYGTSAAVARWTARGIEVGYLLLTRGEAGMPNPPEETARLRVAEQRNACAAVGVERLTVLDHPDGVLVYGLDLRRDICREIRRFRPDVVLGCGFDVETPYGFDQADHRAAGLATLDAIRDAGNRWVFPEQIDDEGLAPHSARWYLVPGLAGSGATHGVDVTGEPLRRGIASLEAHAAYLAALPDHPAPADFIPQFAAMSGKDLGVEHAVLFRAHDLQAPPAFPDADQE from the coding sequence ATGTCCGGCATGACCCTGCCTGCCTTGCCCGAGGAGTCCTTCCAGCGCGTGCTCTGCGTCGTGGCGCACCCTGACGACATGGAGTACGGCACGTCCGCCGCCGTCGCCCGCTGGACGGCGCGCGGCATCGAGGTCGGGTACCTCCTGCTCACCCGCGGCGAGGCAGGCATGCCGAACCCGCCCGAGGAGACGGCCCGGCTGCGCGTCGCCGAGCAGCGCAACGCCTGCGCGGCCGTCGGCGTCGAGCGGCTGACCGTCCTCGACCATCCGGACGGCGTGCTCGTCTACGGCCTCGACCTGCGCCGCGACATCTGCCGCGAGATCCGCCGGTTCCGGCCCGACGTCGTGCTCGGCTGCGGATTCGACGTCGAAACGCCCTACGGCTTCGACCAGGCCGACCACCGCGCCGCCGGGCTCGCGACGCTCGACGCGATCCGCGACGCGGGCAACCGGTGGGTCTTCCCGGAGCAGATCGACGACGAGGGCCTGGCTCCGCATTCAGCGCGCTGGTACCTCGTCCCCGGGCTCGCCGGTTCGGGCGCGACGCACGGCGTCGACGTCACCGGCGAGCCGCTGCGGCGCGGCATCGCTTCCCTGGAGGCGCACGCCGCGTACCTGGCCGCGCTCCCGGACCACCCCGCGCCCGCGGACTTCATCCCGCAGTTCGCGGCGATGAGCGGCAAGGACCTGGGTGTCGAGCACGCGGTCCTGTTCCGGGCCCACGATCTGCAGGCGCCGCCCGCGTTCCCCGACGCCGATCAGGAGTGA
- a CDS encoding AMP-binding protein, whose amino-acid sequence MSNGAEVTGYQAFRAARDYLQAHREDYETAYREFAWPQLDEFNWATDWFDAIAADPANAQRYALWIVEEDGTENRWTFPEMSARSNQVANWLRGLGVSRGDRVIVMLGNQGELWETILAAIKLGAVVIPASTLLGPADLVDRVERGNAKHVVVRDVDAEKFADVAGDYTRIAVGEPVSGWHAFETAYASSAEFTPDGVTRAEDPLLLYFTSGTTAKPKLVQHTHVSYPVGHLSTMYWIGLEPGDVHLNISSPGWAKHAWSNFFAPWNAEATVFLYNYARFDAAALMAQMDRCGITSFCAPPTVWRMLIQADLTALRTPPKKVVGAGEPLNPEVIEQVEKAWGVTIRDGFGQTETSVQVANTPGQDVVAGSMGRPLPGFAVALVDPVTGERATEGEICLDLAHRPVGLMAGYADDDERTSAAFANGYYHTGDVGSVDERGYITYVGRTDDVFKASDYRISPFELESVLLEHEAVAEAAVVPAPDPIRLAVPKAYVVLASGHEPDAETARAILAYAREHLAPYKRIRRLEFGELPKTISGKIRRVELRGREGGERPEGEFREDDFPDLKS is encoded by the coding sequence GTGAGCAACGGCGCTGAGGTCACCGGCTACCAGGCATTCCGCGCGGCGCGGGACTATCTGCAGGCCCATCGCGAGGACTACGAGACTGCCTACCGCGAGTTCGCGTGGCCGCAGCTGGACGAGTTCAACTGGGCCACGGACTGGTTCGACGCGATCGCGGCCGATCCGGCGAACGCGCAGCGGTACGCGCTGTGGATCGTGGAAGAGGACGGCACCGAGAACCGCTGGACGTTCCCGGAGATGTCGGCCCGGTCCAACCAGGTCGCGAACTGGCTGCGCGGCCTCGGCGTCTCGCGCGGCGACCGGGTGATCGTGATGCTCGGCAACCAGGGCGAGCTGTGGGAGACCATCCTCGCGGCGATCAAACTCGGGGCCGTCGTCATCCCGGCGTCCACGCTGCTCGGACCGGCCGACCTGGTGGACCGCGTCGAGCGCGGCAATGCGAAGCACGTCGTCGTGCGCGACGTCGACGCGGAGAAGTTCGCCGACGTCGCCGGCGACTACACGCGGATCGCGGTCGGCGAACCGGTTTCCGGTTGGCACGCCTTCGAAACCGCGTACGCGTCGTCGGCCGAATTCACCCCGGACGGGGTCACCCGCGCCGAGGACCCGCTGCTGCTGTACTTCACCTCGGGCACCACCGCGAAGCCGAAACTGGTGCAGCACACGCACGTCTCGTATCCGGTCGGCCATCTGTCCACAATGTACTGGATCGGGCTGGAGCCGGGCGACGTCCACCTCAACATCTCGTCGCCGGGCTGGGCCAAGCACGCGTGGAGCAACTTCTTCGCGCCGTGGAACGCCGAAGCGACGGTGTTCCTGTACAACTACGCGCGGTTCGACGCGGCCGCGCTGATGGCGCAGATGGACCGCTGCGGCATCACGAGCTTCTGCGCGCCGCCGACGGTGTGGCGGATGCTGATCCAGGCCGACCTCACCGCGCTGCGGACGCCGCCGAAGAAGGTCGTCGGCGCGGGGGAGCCGCTCAACCCCGAGGTGATCGAGCAGGTCGAGAAGGCGTGGGGCGTCACGATCCGGGACGGTTTCGGGCAGACCGAAACCAGCGTCCAGGTCGCGAACACCCCGGGCCAGGACGTCGTGGCCGGTTCGATGGGCCGTCCGCTGCCCGGGTTCGCGGTCGCGCTGGTCGACCCGGTCACCGGCGAGCGCGCGACCGAGGGCGAGATCTGCCTCGACCTCGCGCACCGGCCGGTCGGCCTGATGGCGGGCTACGCGGACGACGACGAGCGCACGTCGGCCGCCTTCGCGAACGGCTATTACCACACCGGAGACGTCGGCTCGGTCGACGAACGCGGCTACATCACCTACGTCGGCCGCACCGACGACGTCTTCAAGGCCTCGGACTACCGGATCTCGCCGTTCGAGCTGGAGAGCGTCCTGCTGGAGCACGAAGCGGTCGCCGAGGCGGCCGTGGTGCCCGCGCCGGACCCGATCCGGCTGGCCGTGCCAAAGGCGTACGTCGTGCTCGCCTCCGGGCACGAGCCGGACGCCGAAACCGCGCGGGCGATCCTCGCGTACGCGCGCGAGCACCTCGCGCCGTACAAGCGGATCCGGCGGCTGGAGTTCGGGGAACTGCCGAAGACCATTTCGGGCAAGATCCGCCGGGTCGAACTGCGCGGCCGCGAAGGCGGCGAACGGCCCGAGGGCGAGTTCCGCGAGGACGACTTCCCGGACCTCAAGTCCTGA
- a CDS encoding AAA family ATPase: MHAQLTVTPAQLPDILLTTAVVRPVFLWGAPGIGKSSLVREFAAALGLECVSLLGTQLAPEDLIGVPQIADGRSRFCPPEQIARDEPYCLFLDELNAASPDVQKAFYSLILDRRIGSYELPPGSVVIGAGNRATDQALARPMASALVNRLVHLHLRASAGDWLGWAAGNDIHPAVVEYLTQRPDHLWSQPPKTEEPFSTPRSWHMLSDLLHSAGDPLEDETVGLLAYATLTPQHAGAFRSYLKVARHAFDLEAILKGDARWPAEPGERDLLYFLAETFRVRLARDLPADKRHASAAVRQFAFRAKSLLVELAEISLEMAQLVIADDEAGNPRLPSWFLVEAARDLPRLVAARA, encoded by the coding sequence TTGCACGCCCAGCTCACCGTCACGCCTGCCCAGCTGCCCGACATCCTGCTCACGACCGCCGTCGTCCGGCCGGTCTTTCTCTGGGGCGCGCCGGGAATCGGGAAGTCGTCGCTGGTCCGGGAATTCGCGGCGGCGCTCGGCCTGGAGTGCGTCTCGCTGCTCGGCACTCAGCTCGCGCCGGAGGATCTGATCGGCGTGCCGCAGATCGCCGATGGTCGCAGCCGGTTCTGCCCGCCCGAGCAGATCGCCCGCGACGAGCCGTACTGCCTGTTCCTGGACGAGCTGAACGCCGCGTCGCCGGACGTGCAGAAGGCGTTCTATTCGCTGATCCTCGACCGCCGGATCGGCTCGTACGAGCTGCCGCCCGGTTCGGTGGTGATCGGCGCCGGCAACCGCGCCACCGACCAGGCGCTCGCCCGGCCGATGGCCTCGGCACTGGTGAACCGGCTGGTCCACCTGCACCTGCGCGCGTCGGCGGGCGACTGGCTCGGCTGGGCGGCGGGCAACGACATCCACCCGGCGGTGGTCGAATACCTGACCCAGCGCCCGGACCACCTGTGGAGCCAGCCGCCGAAGACCGAGGAACCGTTCTCCACGCCGCGGTCCTGGCACATGCTGTCCGACCTGCTGCACTCGGCCGGAGATCCGCTCGAGGACGAGACCGTCGGGCTGCTCGCGTACGCCACGCTCACCCCGCAGCACGCCGGTGCGTTCCGGTCCTACCTCAAGGTTGCCCGGCACGCCTTCGACCTGGAGGCCATCCTCAAGGGCGACGCGCGCTGGCCCGCCGAGCCCGGCGAGCGCGACCTGCTCTACTTTCTCGCCGAGACGTTCCGCGTCCGGCTGGCCCGCGACCTCCCCGCGGACAAGCGGCACGCGTCGGCGGCGGTGCGGCAGTTCGCGTTCCGCGCGAAGAGCCTGCTGGTCGAACTGGCGGAGATCTCGCTGGAGATGGCGCAGCTGGTGATTGCGGACGACGAGGCGGGCAACCCGCGCCTGCCGTCCTGGTTCCTGGTCGAAGCCGCGCGCGACCTGCCGCGCCTGGTGGCGGCTCGGGCATGA
- the rpmG gene encoding 50S ribosomal protein L33: MAKSTDIRPIIKLRSTAGTGYTYVTKKNRRNNPDRMVLRKYDPVARKHVEFKEER, from the coding sequence ATGGCGAAGAGCACCGACATCCGGCCGATCATCAAACTGCGGTCGACCGCGGGGACCGGCTACACGTACGTCACGAAGAAAAACCGCCGCAACAATCCGGACCGGATGGTGCTGCGCAAATACGACCCGGTGGCGCGCAAGCACGTCGAATTCAAGGAAGAGCGCTGA
- a CDS encoding crotonase/enoyl-CoA hydratase family protein, whose translation MTEPVAALPELASLRVDLDGAVAEVTLLGPGKGNAMGPDFWRELPQVFAALDADPRVRAVVLTGSGKHFSYGLDLPAMMGSWAPLLAGDALAGPRTEFHREVQRLQQAVSSIAECRKPVVAAVSGWCIGGGVDVVTAADIRLASEDAKFSVREVKVAIVADIGSLQRLAPIIGEGHVRELALTGKDIDAARAEKIGLVNDVYPDQETLLAKARELAAEIAANPPLVVQGTKQVLSANTERQVAEGLRYVAAWNSAFLPSKDLQEAVQAFMERRAPEFKGE comes from the coding sequence ATGACCGAACCAGTAGCCGCCCTGCCCGAACTCGCCTCGCTCCGCGTCGACCTCGACGGCGCGGTCGCCGAGGTGACCCTGCTCGGCCCGGGCAAGGGCAATGCGATGGGCCCCGACTTCTGGCGCGAGCTGCCGCAGGTGTTCGCCGCCCTCGACGCCGACCCGCGCGTGCGCGCCGTCGTCCTGACCGGCAGCGGCAAGCACTTCTCCTACGGCCTCGACCTGCCCGCGATGATGGGCAGCTGGGCGCCGCTGCTCGCCGGCGACGCGCTGGCCGGGCCGCGCACCGAGTTCCACCGCGAGGTCCAGCGGCTGCAGCAGGCAGTCAGCTCGATCGCCGAATGCCGCAAGCCGGTGGTCGCCGCGGTGTCCGGCTGGTGCATCGGCGGCGGCGTGGACGTCGTCACCGCCGCCGACATCCGCCTGGCCAGCGAGGACGCCAAGTTCAGCGTCCGCGAGGTGAAGGTCGCGATCGTCGCCGACATCGGCAGCCTGCAGCGCCTCGCGCCGATCATCGGCGAGGGCCACGTCCGCGAACTCGCCCTCACCGGCAAGGACATCGACGCCGCCCGCGCGGAGAAGATCGGCCTGGTCAACGACGTGTACCCGGATCAGGAGACGCTGCTGGCCAAGGCCCGCGAGCTGGCCGCCGAGATCGCCGCGAATCCGCCGCTGGTCGTCCAGGGCACCAAGCAGGTGCTGTCGGCCAACACCGAACGCCAGGTCGCCGAGGGCCTGCGCTACGTCGCCGCGTGGAACTCCGCGTTCCTGCCGAGCAAGGACCTCCAGGAAGCCGTCCAGGCCTTTATGGAGCGACGAGCGCCGGAGTTCAAGGGCGAGTAA
- the rpmB gene encoding 50S ribosomal protein L28, with the protein MSAVCQVTGRKPGYGKQVSHSHRRTSRRWEPNLQTRRYYVPSLGRAVRLKVSAKGMKTIDKRGIDAVVADLVAKGVKL; encoded by the coding sequence GTGTCAGCTGTGTGCCAGGTCACCGGCCGCAAGCCGGGCTACGGCAAGCAGGTCTCGCATTCGCACCGCCGCACCTCGCGGCGCTGGGAGCCGAACCTGCAGACGCGCCGCTACTACGTGCCGAGCCTCGGCCGCGCGGTGCGGCTGAAGGTGTCGGCGAAGGGCATGAAGACGATCGACAAACGCGGCATCGACGCCGTCGTCGCCGATCTCGTCGCGAAGGGAGTGAAGCTCTAG
- the cobA gene encoding uroporphyrinogen-III C-methyltransferase codes for MDDPHYLSGLNLTGRRVVVFGGGSVAQRRLPRLISAGARVELVSPHTTPSVQGMADAGELVWHERRYTAGDLRDAWYALACTNSPETNAEICAEAERERVFCVRADEGESGSAVTPATGRHGGLLFGVLSGGEPLRSAAVRDSMLDGLHAGTIEDGRQPHPEGTLPGVALVGGGPGDPDLITVRARRLLSRADVVVVDRLGPRDLLDELAPEVEVVDAAKIPYGRAASQDVINRTLIEKAKEGKFVVRLKGGDPYLFGRGFEEVQACAEAGVPVTMVPGITSAFAVPAVADVPVTHRGVAHEVVVMSGHVAPGDERSLVDWSLLARMRGTIVLMMGVERLPKFAAALLEGGRPGDTPVAVIEDGTMRTQRVLRSTLASVADEAAAAGVRPPAVIVFGPVAGLDRNEAG; via the coding sequence ATGGACGACCCGCACTACCTTTCCGGCCTGAACCTGACCGGCCGCCGCGTCGTGGTCTTCGGCGGCGGTTCTGTTGCCCAGCGCCGGCTTCCCCGGCTGATCAGCGCGGGCGCCCGCGTCGAACTGGTGTCGCCGCACACGACGCCGTCGGTGCAGGGGATGGCGGACGCGGGGGAGCTGGTCTGGCACGAGCGCCGCTACACCGCGGGCGACCTGCGGGACGCCTGGTACGCGCTGGCTTGCACGAACAGCCCGGAGACCAACGCCGAGATCTGCGCCGAGGCGGAGCGCGAACGCGTCTTCTGCGTCCGCGCCGACGAGGGCGAATCCGGCTCCGCGGTGACCCCGGCGACCGGACGGCACGGCGGCCTCCTGTTCGGCGTCCTGTCCGGCGGCGAGCCGCTCCGCTCGGCCGCGGTCCGCGATTCGATGCTGGACGGCCTGCACGCGGGCACGATCGAGGACGGCCGCCAGCCGCATCCGGAAGGCACGCTGCCCGGCGTCGCGCTGGTCGGCGGCGGGCCCGGCGACCCGGACCTGATCACCGTGCGCGCCCGCCGGCTGCTCTCGCGCGCCGACGTCGTGGTCGTCGACCGGCTCGGCCCGCGCGATCTGCTGGACGAGCTCGCTCCGGAGGTCGAGGTCGTCGACGCGGCGAAGATCCCGTACGGCCGCGCGGCGAGCCAGGACGTGATCAACCGGACGCTGATCGAGAAGGCCAAAGAAGGCAAGTTCGTCGTCCGGCTCAAGGGCGGCGACCCGTACCTGTTCGGCCGCGGCTTCGAAGAAGTCCAGGCGTGCGCCGAAGCGGGCGTTCCGGTGACCATGGTCCCGGGCATCACCTCGGCGTTCGCGGTGCCCGCGGTGGCGGACGTGCCGGTGACGCACCGCGGCGTCGCGCACGAGGTGGTCGTCATGTCCGGGCACGTCGCGCCGGGCGACGAGCGGTCGCTGGTGGACTGGTCGCTGCTGGCCCGGATGCGCGGCACGATCGTGCTGATGATGGGCGTCGAACGGCTGCCGAAGTTCGCCGCCGCCCTGCTGGAAGGCGGCCGACCGGGCGACACGCCGGTCGCGGTGATCGAGGACGGCACGATGCGGACCCAGCGCGTGCTGCGCTCCACGCTCGCCTCGGTGGCCGACGAAGCGGCGGCCGCGGGCGTGCGTCCGCCTGCCGTGATCGTGTTCGGCCCGGTCGCCGGACTTGACCGGAATGAGGCCGGATAA
- a CDS encoding alpha/beta fold hydrolase, whose translation MDPAPVPVADAPPAEPAAARKARPIELSGSFRHEGQRLCYTEYGSGDRVVVLMHGIMFTRRMHAPLARRLARAGFRVVTLDLLGHGDSDRPTQSWRYSMPAFGEQAVALLDHLEIEDAVVGGTSLGANVALEVAVAAPSRARGLVVEMPVLDNAIVAGLLTFAPLLFAARFLPATVRGVALAAHLVPHGNQWVDVITDTLSQDPAPMAALLHGVLFGRIAPPKSIRGTITTPALVIGHEGDPIHPFGDAGSLAEDLPNAEFVQARSPVELRFDPKRLSAAIRDFAFRRYPV comes from the coding sequence ATGGATCCGGCACCCGTGCCCGTCGCCGACGCCCCGCCGGCGGAACCCGCGGCGGCCCGCAAGGCCCGGCCGATCGAGCTGTCCGGCTCGTTCCGGCACGAGGGCCAGCGCCTGTGCTACACCGAATACGGCAGCGGCGACCGCGTCGTGGTGCTCATGCACGGGATCATGTTCACCCGGCGGATGCACGCGCCGCTGGCCCGGCGGCTCGCCCGCGCCGGGTTCCGCGTGGTCACGCTCGACCTGCTCGGCCACGGCGATTCCGACCGGCCGACGCAGTCGTGGCGCTATTCGATGCCCGCGTTCGGCGAGCAGGCCGTCGCGCTGCTCGACCATCTGGAGATCGAGGACGCGGTGGTCGGCGGGACCTCGCTGGGCGCGAACGTGGCACTGGAGGTGGCCGTCGCCGCCCCGTCGCGGGCGCGCGGGCTGGTGGTCGAGATGCCGGTGCTGGACAACGCGATCGTCGCCGGGCTGCTGACATTCGCGCCGCTGTTGTTCGCCGCGCGATTCCTGCCCGCGACGGTGCGCGGGGTCGCGCTGGCCGCGCACTTGGTACCGCACGGGAACCAGTGGGTCGACGTCATCACGGACACGCTGAGCCAGGACCCGGCGCCGATGGCGGCCCTGCTGCACGGCGTGCTGTTCGGCCGGATCGCGCCGCCGAAGTCGATCCGGGGCACGATCACGACGCCGGCGCTGGTGATCGGCCACGAGGGCGACCCGATCCACCCGTTCGGCGACGCGGGCAGCCTCGCCGAGGACTTGCCGAACGCCGAGTTCGTGCAGGCACGCAGCCCGGTCGAGCTGCGGTTCGACCCGAAACGGCTCAGCGCGGCGATCCGGGACTTCGCCTTCCGCCGCTACCCCGTCTGA
- the rpsR gene encoding 30S ribosomal protein S18, with protein sequence MSAMPKPDRAPRRRPNPFHAAGITRVDWKDVDLLRKFISDRGKIRARRVTGLTPQQQKQVATAIKNAREMALLPYPTAARS encoded by the coding sequence GTGAGCGCCATGCCTAAACCAGACCGTGCGCCGCGCCGCCGCCCGAACCCCTTCCACGCGGCCGGAATCACCAGGGTGGACTGGAAGGACGTCGACCTGCTGCGGAAATTCATCTCCGACCGCGGCAAGATCCGGGCCCGCCGGGTCACCGGATTGACGCCGCAGCAACAGAAACAGGTGGCGACGGCGATCAAGAACGCGCGGGAGATGGCGCTGCTGCCGTATCCCACGGCGGCGCGGAGCTGA
- a CDS encoding HAF repeat-containing protein, producing the protein MTRTSATRRGRACSLAAALLVFAGATTGTAQADPLAPTDLAPLPGDDQSLALAVNEAGTAVGTSSVGRDPRLDHPVRWDTAGHPTALPTPGATQGQARAINSLGVAAGYVLTPTIAIPARWDAAGQVTLMSLPPGYHNAMGEKISDTGVVVGEWQTPDGLQHPFRWDPNGQVTDLGTLPGDTWAIATGISADGAIISGQDSNPTKAHSVRWVNGGPITDLAPTAWASANNVMNRNGTIAGHLTDVEHGNSVPVTWDRDGILRRLQWESPHPSWLNQVSPTGYVTGSGYLYPPDRDSVLWDPDGNVYLIDGDVAGVDSNGNAVGASQNRATVWYDNGNTVRFGILPGGSYSKGEWITDSGFVVGSADVAGYKTHAVAWKLG; encoded by the coding sequence ATGACCAGGACCAGTGCGACCAGACGAGGACGCGCGTGCTCGCTCGCCGCGGCCCTGCTCGTGTTCGCGGGCGCGACGACCGGGACCGCGCAGGCCGATCCGCTCGCGCCGACGGATCTCGCTCCGCTGCCCGGGGACGACCAGAGTCTGGCGCTGGCGGTCAACGAGGCGGGGACGGCGGTCGGCACGTCGTCGGTGGGCCGCGACCCGCGCCTCGACCATCCGGTCCGCTGGGACACCGCCGGGCATCCGACCGCGTTGCCGACGCCGGGTGCCACTCAGGGGCAGGCGCGCGCCATCAACAGCCTCGGCGTCGCCGCCGGGTACGTGCTGACGCCGACTATCGCCATCCCGGCGCGCTGGGACGCCGCGGGCCAGGTGACCTTGATGTCGCTTCCGCCCGGTTACCACAACGCGATGGGCGAGAAGATCAGCGACACCGGCGTGGTCGTCGGGGAATGGCAGACGCCGGACGGCCTGCAGCACCCGTTCCGCTGGGATCCGAACGGCCAGGTCACCGACCTCGGCACGCTGCCCGGCGACACGTGGGCCATCGCCACCGGCATCTCGGCCGACGGCGCCATCATCTCGGGCCAGGACTCCAACCCCACGAAGGCGCACTCCGTGCGGTGGGTGAACGGCGGTCCGATCACTGACCTGGCCCCGACCGCGTGGGCCAGTGCGAACAACGTGATGAACCGGAACGGGACGATCGCCGGGCACCTGACCGACGTCGAACACGGGAACTCCGTTCCGGTGACCTGGGACCGCGACGGGATCCTGCGGCGCCTGCAATGGGAGAGCCCGCATCCGTCCTGGCTCAATCAGGTCAGCCCCACCGGATACGTGACCGGCAGCGGCTATCTCTACCCGCCGGACCGGGATTCGGTGCTGTGGGATCCGGACGGGAACGTGTACCTGATCGACGGAGACGTCGCCGGGGTCGACTCGAACGGGAACGCGGTGGGGGCTTCGCAGAACCGCGCGACTGTTTGGTACGACAACGGGAACACCGTGCGGTTCGGGATTCTGCCGGGCGGCAGTTACAGCAAGGGCGAGTGGATCACCGACAGCGGGTTTGTGGTCGGGAGTGCGGACGTCGCCGGGTACAAGACGCACGCGGTGGCTTGGAAACTCGGGTAG
- the rpsN gene encoding 30S ribosomal protein S14, with amino-acid sequence MAKKSKIAKNEQRKVIAARYVERRRALKAVIASPSASSEEKADAVVALQRMPRDASRTRIRNRDTADGRPRGYLRKFGLSRVRMRQMAHNGELPGVSKSSW; translated from the coding sequence ATGGCGAAAAAGTCGAAGATCGCGAAGAACGAGCAGCGGAAGGTGATCGCCGCGCGGTACGTCGAACGGCGGCGCGCGCTCAAGGCGGTGATCGCGTCGCCGTCGGCATCTTCGGAGGAGAAGGCCGACGCAGTTGTTGCGCTGCAACGCATGCCGCGCGACGCCAGTCGCACGCGCATCCGCAACCGCGACACCGCCGACGGCCGTCCGCGCGGATACCTCCGGAAGTTCGGCCTGTCCCGGGTGCGCATGCGGCAGATGGCGCACAACGGGGAATTGCCCGGCGTCTCGAAGTCGAGTTGGTGA
- a CDS encoding type B 50S ribosomal protein L31, producing MKPGIHPDYHPVVFKDSSTGDAFLTRSTATSDRTIDWADGNTYPLVVVDISAWSHPFWTGTQRILDSAGQVEKFHRRYGQRKRGGAS from the coding sequence GTGAAACCCGGCATCCACCCCGACTACCATCCGGTGGTCTTCAAGGACTCGTCGACCGGCGACGCGTTCCTGACCCGCTCCACCGCCACCTCGGACCGCACCATCGACTGGGCCGACGGCAACACCTACCCGCTCGTGGTGGTCGACATCAGCGCGTGGTCGCACCCGTTCTGGACCGGCACCCAGCGGATCCTGGACTCGGCAGGCCAGGTCGAGAAGTTCCACCGCCGCTACGGGCAGCGCAAGCGCGGGGGTGCGAGCTGA